TTTGGATGATCTCGGAGTGGAGGAAGATGTTGTGGGGCATGACCACCGCCCCCAGGACGCTCATCAGCAGGGGCATGGACCCGGCGGGGATGGCGGGCGTCACCCAGCCGGAGGCGACGCTTCCCCAAGGCACCCGGACGAGAGTCAGCTCGTAGAGAAAGGCCAGCCCGATAAGCGAGACGAGCCCGATCAGCCAGCGCTCGAGGTAGCGGTAGGAGTTCGTCTCCAGCATAACCAGGACGAAGACGGCGGCCAGGGCGGCCCCGATCTTGACCGGGATATGAAAAAGCATGGCCAGGGCGATGCCGGCGCCGAGGATCTCGGCCAGGGCGGTGGAGACGACGGCGATCATGGCCGAGCCCAGGACCAGTCGTCCCGCCGTCCGGGGAAAGTGGCATGTCACCGCCTCGGCCAGGCAGAGGCCGGAGGCGATTCCGAGATGGGCCGCGTTGTGCTGGAGCAGGACGAGAAAGATCGTGGACAGGGTCACGATCCAGAGAATGGCGTAGCCGTAGGAGGCTCCGGCCGCAATGTTGGAGGCCCAGTTACCCGGGTCGATGAAGCCGACCGTGACCAGGAGGCCCGGCCCGATATACTTGAGAATTTCGCGAGCCGGCCAGCGGAGGCGGGGCCGCTTAATCGTCATCATCCTCCCCTGCGGGGCGCGGGCGCACCGCCCAGGCCGGGTAGGGTGCGGCGCTTCCTTTGACCGAATGCCAGAGGATTCGGTTGAGCGTATCCTCGGGACAGGCGTCGACCTGCCGGAAGTTCAGCTGCGACGATAGGACGGCCTGGCGGCGCAGAAGCTTGTCCTTGACCTGGGGCGGCGCGGGATTCATCTCGTCCAGCCGGACCTTGGCCGGCACGGCCGCGAAGGGCCGGAAGTCCGGCTGGTCCGTGAAGCAGTCGGCCATCGGCACGGCGGCCGCGTCGAACTGGTTCATAGGCGGAAGGCCCAGGATCTGTTCGATCGTCCGAATCAGGCTGACCGTGTTGTAGAAGGTCGAAACGACTGCGCCCCGCTTGGCGTAGGGGCTGACGACATAAGCCGTCGTCCGGTATCCGCTGACATGATCCCAACCGTCCTGGGGGTCGTCCTCGATGCCGAAAACGACCGTGTCCTTCCAGAACCGGCTCTTGGCGATCCCCTCGACGATGCGGCCGAAGGCCAGATCGTTGTCGGCGGCGCAGGCCGTCGGGATGGGCGATCCTTCGCTGGTGCCGCTGGTGTGGTCGTCGGGCAGGCAGATGATGATGAGCTGGGGCATTTCGCCCTTCTTCTCGAACTCCGCCAGCTCCTGCAGGAAGTAGCGGGCCCGGAACTGGTCCGGGACGTTCATGTTCCATCCGATCGTCTGGAGGGCCAGATACGGCCGCAGGGATTCGATCGCCGGCTCGCTCTCGTAGATGATCTCGCCCGTGGGGGCGTTGTATTCGCGCCAGTTGGCGGCCCAGTCGGGCTCGCCCTTGCGCTGCGGGTCCGCCCAGCGGACTTTGGGCATGGCGAACTCGCCGTAGTCGCGCAGGGTCTTGCCGTGCTTGACGGCGTTATCCCAAAGGAAGCCGGTCGGGGCATAGGCCAGGGCGTCGGCCTCGTCCTCGCCCATGCCGTCCGGATAGCTGCGCGGCCAGCCGGAGAAGGAGCGTTCCATGTAGTCGGTGCTGAAGGCGGACATGGACCATTGATGGCCGTCGGCGCTTAAAATGCCGTTGCAGTAGGTGTTGTCCAGGAGGACGAACTCCGTGGCCATCTTGTGCTGGTTGGGAGTGATCCGTTCCCCGAAGATGGTCAGGGCGGGATCGCCGTTGCCGGACGGGATATCGCCCAAAACCTGGTCATAGGCCCGATTCTCTTTGACCACGTAGACCACGTGCTTGAAGACGCTCGGCTCGCCGATCCGCTCCGGGACCGGGCGGGCCGCTTGGCCGGGCCGCGGCGGCAGGAGGGCGTCGGCGATCCGATCGCGGTGAAAGTTGGTCCAGGCCGTCCGGGTCATCGCGGGCAGGTCCGCCGCTTGGGGCAAGGGCATACGGGAGAGCGAGCCCCGGTACTGGTGCGAGTTGAAGCCCGGCGCGTTAGTCCGCTTGTCGATGCCTGTCGCCTCGGGCAGAACCTTGATGTTGGCGACCCAGAGAGCGTCGCGGCGGCCGTCGACAAGCAGGGCGCCGGGCCACCAGCCGACGGGAATGAGGCCCAGGAAAGCGGAGGCTTTTTTCTTGGGGTCAAACCGGATGACGGCCACGGCGTTTTGAGTGCCGTTGGCGACGAAGAGCGTCTTCCCCTTGAGGTCGAAAGCCAGGGCGTTGGGCGAGGCCCCGAAGAGGTCGGCCGGGCTGGGCTTGGCCGAGATCGTTTCGACGACCTCATCTGTCCGTGCATCGATGACGCTGAGATTGTCGCTGGCCGCGTTGGCGCAGACGACGAACCGTTTGTCGGGCGAAACGGCCAGCGCCGAGCTGTGGAGATGGACCAGGATTTCCTTGATGACC
The sequence above is a segment of the Candidatus Aminicenantes bacterium genome. Coding sequences within it:
- a CDS encoding beta-propeller fold lactonase family protein; translation: ALNLSNRLGEFDAADGRLLRLFDVGIAPFDVVLVRGKAYVSNWGGRRPKPGDPTGPAGRGMIVKVDPITFIANEGSVSVVDLASGRVIKEILVHLHSSALAVSPDKRFVVCANAASDNLSVIDARTDEVVETISAKPSPADLFGASPNALAFDLKGKTLFVANGTQNAVAVIRFDPKKKASAFLGLIPVGWWPGALLVDGRRDALWVANIKVLPEATGIDKRTNAPGFNSHQYRGSLSRMPLPQAADLPAMTRTAWTNFHRDRIADALLPPRPGQAARPVPERIGEPSVFKHVVYVVKENRAYDQVLGDIPSGNGDPALTIFGERITPNQHKMATEFVLLDNTYCNGILSADGHQWSMSAFSTDYMERSFSGWPRSYPDGMGEDEADALAYAPTGFLWDNAVKHGKTLRDYGEFAMPKVRWADPQRKGEPDWAANWREYNAPTGEIIYESEPAIESLRPYLALQTIGWNMNVPDQFRARYFLQELAEFEKKGEMPQLIIICLPDDHTSGTSEGSPIPTACAADNDLAFGRIVEGIAKSRFWKDTVVFGIEDDPQDGWDHVSGYRTTAYVVSPYAKRGAVVSTFYNTVSLIRTIEQILGLPPMNQFDAAAVPMADCFTDQPDFRPFAAVPAKVRLDEMNPAPPQVKDKLLRRQAVLSSQLNFRQVDACPEDTLNRILWHSVKGSAAPYPAWAVRPRPAGEDDDD
- a CDS encoding Nramp family divalent metal transporter, whose translation is MTIKRPRLRWPAREILKYIGPGLLVTVGFIDPGNWASNIAAGASYGYAILWIVTLSTIFLVLLQHNAAHLGIASGLCLAEAVTCHFPRTAGRLVLGSAMIAVVSTALAEILGAGIALAMLFHIPVKIGAALAAVFVLVMLETNSYRYLERWLIGLVSLIGLAFLYELTLVRVPWGSVASGWVTPAIPAGSMPLLMSVLGAVVMPHNIFLHSEIIQSRRWDLADEKTIRHQLKFEMFDTLTSMVAGWLINSAMIIVAAAVFFADRIPVGDLAQAEALLKPILGRAAGIVFAVALLAAGLSAAVTAGMTGATITAGLGGQPYDMKQNRSRAGAAVAILGALAVAFVLRDTFRGLIASQMLLSIQLPVTIFSLIALTSSRKVMGRFANTRSNLVSLLVVGGLVVLLNILLLLAALQII